The DNA region TGATGCTGGGAAATTAATTGGATTAATAGTGCAAGCAGCCAATACAGCCAGAATGCATAAGAAGAATTGCAGGCAATTAGCTAATCACTTGAAGCTGATTGGCAATTTGCTAGAGCAATTAAAGATCTCAGAGCTCAAGAGGTACCCAGAAACTCGGGAACCTCTTGAGCAGCTTGAGGATGCTCTTAGGAGGTCTTATATTTTGGTCCATAGTTGTCAAGATAAAAGCTATCTTTACTTGCTTGCAATGGGGTGGAACATTGTTTATCAATTTAGGAAGGCTCAGAACGAGATCGATCGTTATTTGAAGCTCGTACCACTTATCACGCTCGTTGATAATGCCAGAGTTAGGGTAAAATTATAATCTCAATTATGCTTTCAGATTTTGTTTTGGTTATGAATTTGTGATGTTAATCATGTTCATCATTGTTAATAGTGTTGCATGTGAAAAGAAAATATGGTATGATTGTTTGTAGGTTGGGATTGAAATGAGTTAGTTGGAATGATACTGTTATGTTGATTATGCTATATCAATTTCTGTATAAAGCACTTTAGATTTGGTTGGTGGTTGTTTTTGGTGATGATTTTGGACTCTTATGTGGTTAGAATGTTATTTTAGAGCATTTAGGAATTTGTTCACTTAATTATTTGGTATGATATTTCTATGCGCTGCCTGACTGTCTCAATTTTGTGTAGTTGGACTGTCACCTGGATGCAAGGAGTTGGTATGAAGTTGCATGTAAGCGGTAGGGTAGGGTTCgtgttcgggtcatatataaatagtaAACAAGTTGAAATTCACAACCCAAACCTGATCTGTTACAAAACCTGATTTGACCCACTTAACCCGTCTAGggttaattgtttatttttcaattctatgaTAAATAggataatattaaataaattaattttaggttATACTGATTGATTTGACTCGAAATCAACTCGTATAATTAAATGAGTTACATGGGTTTGTTTCAGCTTAAAATATTTGACCTTAACCTAACCCATAAACAGATCATGTcaggttgacccatttaattaagtgGGTCAAAAATCTCAACTCAAAACCTACTTGTTTcaggttaggttcaggttgggATAGCAAGTCGGGTAAGCTTTTGCCACACTGCATATCTATCATGGAGACTACTTCTATTCTTATATTCAATGTTAGTCCATGTAGCTGTATACGCGCGTATCTATGTCTGTACTCCCCTTGGAATACTGTTCTCACTTTGAGATGGTTGCCTTTGCTTTAACACGCAACATTTTTTCTTAGCTTTTTCATGGTTTTTGGGCTATCCAAAATTTGATATTGACTTCTTGAATAATCCAGCATGTTCCTTCACCTTGCTAGTTATTAAGAAACCAGTGTTGATGTTCTGTGAACTAAATGCTAGTTATTGCTTTCTATTCTTGTATAATACTGCATATCTTAACATATCAAAGGAGATGTTAGATGTCTGAAAATTATACTATTTGTATATTTCCTACTCTTCTAATATGCAAGTTATAGTGAAACCCATgtgctttatattttttttataacagTCTGAGTTGGAATTTAATTGCTAATTTATTTTACTAGATTTTGACTTCCTACTTGTGTAATGAGGTCTTGGTAAACTTGGAAAGAATCATGATCCAAGATCGGCTCTGTGATTATTGCGAGAAACTCTTTTGTAGGAGGCCATGTAAAAAATATCCCATAAGTTGTGCTTAATGAGCTAACATCTATTTGACTCCATGGGGCTTGTTTTTTGTTAGTTGAAAGTTACTTGATGACTTACTGATGGACTAAAATTGTCAAAGGGTAACTGTCTAATTCTTTTGACAGTAATAGAATCTTTATTTGAAACCTTTACAATCTGTTTCAGTCGATTTCCTGGTTTCTCACTTCAGTTCGAGTAGTTCTATGTAAGCCATGACACAATGCTGCTATAGAAGGGCTTGATTCAAGGCAGCTGTCTAATGTACTACATTGTTCCCATCTTTGGTTCACAAATAAATGGTTCTACTTCAGTCTGCAAATGCTGGATTTTCAACCCTTTTGCACTAGTTGATTATGACACTTAGAGGCCTTCAAAACATACCAGATGACTTGATATTCATCCTTTTAACCGACCCGAAATACCTGacccgaaatcaacccgatgacccgaatgaacacctctaaattGACATTAGTGAATCTTTTTCTTCCAACTTCTTCAACAATATCAATCCATTCATTAAATTCTAATATGAACATGAATAGTGTCAGGTTGAGATCTTTGGTGGTGCAAGTAAATTTTTGGATGACTATCTTGTTATAGTGTTATTTATATGTTATTAGTAGTTCAAATTGATGCCTGATGGCTTTCCCTTTCATCCTTGTGATAGAGGTTCGATTCTCACCACTTGAAGAATTCATTCCTTCTACCTCTTACCTGTAGGTGTTCTCTAACCTACCccgaatttgaaaaaaattgacTTATATGCTACTTATTGGCAGGAAAAGCTGGAAGTCATTGAAATGGATCAACGTGAATATACTCTAGATGAAGAGGACCAGAAAGTGCAGCAAGTGATTCTGAAACCTGATCCTTGTGAAACTGATACTGTGGTGCTAAAAAAGACTCTTTCTTGTTCATACCCAAAGTGTTCCTTTGATGAAGCACTTAGAAAAGAGAATGAAAAGCTTCGTATGGAACTCCAACGTTCACAGGCTAATTTGGATGTCAATCAGTGTGAAGTCATCCAGCGCTTGCTTGATGTGACTCAGACTGCAGCCGCTGTCTGTGAAACAGAAAAGAGCGCATCTGTGAAAAGCTCAAGTACAACCCAGCCTTCTTATACTGATGTAAAATACTCATATGATGAAAGTTCACCCAAGAAAAGTAATATGTCCAGGTACATCTAAAACACAAGAGGGACATGTAATCCTTGACCTCGAATTGTTAAATATAATCTATGTTGCATGGACTTGGGTACTGATGTCGGATATTGGTACGTTTCCAAGTGTCGGATATGTCTAAATATCCTATTTTACGCCCAAAATGAAGTGTCTAgatgccataccaatgtccgagcatcaaggatcggacacgggtacgtgaagcaaaatgaagagttcgaGTAACATAAAGTATAATCTTAAGAAAAGCTGGATTTCCCTCATCACTTTCTCGTATTTCTAATCTTTATGTTTGTTTAGGACTAAATCCTTGAGAAATATGAAGGCACGTAATTTAGTCATGTTGTGTTTTAAGTTTCATTTTTTACTTGAAATTTCAAAGCAGGGATGAAGGCTGAGATTTTTACTCTCAATGCTATATTACATACAAGATGGCCTTCTTAATGTAGTTTATCGAGAGTAAAATACAGCTTGTAAGATTAAGGTTGAGTACATCTAACCTTTCCAAATCCCGCCCAGTCTAGAGGCACTATCTGGCATTGGGATCAGGGAATGATGTTGTGGTTGCTATAAAATTTGCTTTATTATTTAACAAGGGGATAACTATGCAATTTGGATGGCAGAGCAGCTCATTGTTTTAATTTGCACTTGCATTATGTCATAAATCATGATTAGACTTTCCCACCCGTTTACTCATCTAATTTGATAGCTACAAGTGCCTGATGTTTTTTCAAATTCGCAGGACTACCTCTACAGTTTCTTCGGGGCGGGATCTATTGTCAAAGCAAGGATCATATCACCATGATGAGTGGCATACTGATTTGCTGGACTGTTGTTCAGAACCTTGTCTCTGTATGTATCATGTATACATGTTTTGCTTTTGTTTGGTTATTCATGAAGTAGGAGTGCTACTTGCCTATTTTAGCTCCATCAAAATAGTTATGAACttctgattttattttattttatttttttgattatttaaaaaaaaaatttccatgtTTGGTAGTCAACTTTAATATAACATGTAACTTTTTCATATGTAGGTCTAAAGACTCTCTTCTGTCCTTGTGGTACATTGGCAAAAATCTCGACTGTGGCAAACAATAAACACATGTGTAAGTATCATTGCAATTGTATGAGACATAATGCTTGAAGCATCCTGTCCATATAGGCTAGTTAAGCCAATATTCTTGTTTTGAGGATCTTACAAATCAATTGGATGTCTCCATTGATAGTAAATCGTCATTTATCCAAAATTCCGTCAGCTGTTCACTCTTCTGTTCCATAACTATGATGTCGAATATTGTCGATCCACAAAATCTCTTGGCCTTTATGCTGCCTTATTATGTTGATAACTGTTGCAACATAAATCGTAGCGACGATTAGTTGAGGTCTTGAGGACTCTAAATTTGTTGTTCTTAACGCTGCCCATGATTTGTTTTATGCTCTTATCAATGCTCCTCTATTCTTTGCATGATGAAGAATATTGATTTTTCTAGAAGGTGGGTGATGTTCGGGGAATCTGTTTTAAATTTCGATGATCAATCTGGAGGCTCACTATGAATTTTAACCGTGTTATCAACAGCTTCTGCTGAAACCTGTAACGACTTGGTGGCCTATTCCTTGATACTCTCTTGCTGTTGCTATACATGTTGCATCAGGGGAAAGCTGCGCAAGATGCTGAACATTAATGTAAGTTTCCCTTTGTAATTTAATCTTAAAACCATTTTTGTGTTAGAAAAAGTGACAACTTTTTGGACATTGTCTTGATGTCTATTTCTCTACATTTAGAAACAAGCTGTCAAAGCTTAACATCATCCACTTCGTCTCGCAGGGAGGCGCATTTGACGACTTCCTTTCTCATTTCATGTGTTGTTGCTGTGCCCTTGTTCAAGAATGGCGTGAAGTTGAGATTCGTGGAGTTTCTGGTACGTGGACCCATAAATTGTCTTAGTTTCTCTCATTGCGTTTCTCATACTCTCAAGCTTTGCGTCACAGGTCATGGAAAGACGAAGACAAGCCCCCCGACTTCTCAATTCATGGAAATGTGAAATGCAGGTGCCTGGTGGTAGCCTGAAGTACATGCAGGTGTAGTCTGATACAGAGGTGAATTGGTCATATACCTCTgttatatataggtatatatgtACTTACAAGCACTACATGACCTTGAATTACTTTGTGTAAAGTTCAATTTGCTCCAACTTAATTGTGATGATATGAACAAACTTGTCTCAGTTACAATGTGGAAAATAGAGTTACACTATGATTCAATTCCTTCTTTTTTACTTGTTCTTCATAGTTTTGGATGTGTATCTTGTAGAATGACTTTATTATACTCCTAGTCTATAACTAGATAGATTCTTCATAGTAATATCTCCTTAAATTTGTTAAACAAGTTGTATCTTTGTTGTTTCGTTCTAATGATTATTTTCTATATGAAAGCTTAATTTGAAAAAGTGTGCATCGCTTTGCGTCTTATGCGCCGCTCATGCTCAGATCAAAACACTTCAAGCTAGGTGAGGCAAAGCCCA from Amaranthus tricolor cultivar Red isolate AtriRed21 chromosome 3, ASM2621246v1, whole genome shotgun sequence includes:
- the LOC130808749 gene encoding protein MID1-COMPLEMENTING ACTIVITY 1-like isoform X1; the protein is MDHLGELATIAQLTGLDAGKLIGLIVQAANTARMHKKNCRQLANHLKLIGNLLEQLKISELKRYPETREPLEQLEDALRRSYILVHSCQDKSYLYLLAMGWNIVYQFRKAQNEIDRYLKLVPLITLVDNARVREKLEVIEMDQREYTLDEEDQKVQQVILKPDPCETDTVVLKKTLSCSYPKCSFDEALRKENEKLRMELQRSQANLDVNQCEVIQRLLDVTQTAAAVCETEKSASVKSSSTTQPSYTDVKYSYDESSPKKSNMSRTTSTVSSGRDLLSKQGSYHHDEWHTDLLDCCSEPCLCLKTLFCPCGTLAKISTVANNKHMSSAETCNDLVAYSLILSCCCYTCCIRGKLRKMLNINGGAFDDFLSHFMCCCCALVQEWREVEIRGVSGHGKTKTSPPTSQFMEM
- the LOC130808749 gene encoding protein MID1-COMPLEMENTING ACTIVITY 1-like isoform X2, which codes for MDHLGELATIAQLTGLDAGKLIGLIVQAANTARMHKKNCRQLANHLKLIGNLLEQLKISELKRYPETREPLEQLEDALRRSYILVHSCQDKSYLYLLAMGWNIVYQFRKAQNEIDRYLKLVPLITLVDNARVREKLEVIEMDQREYTLDEEDQKVQQVILKPDPCETDTVVLKKTLSCSYPKCSFDEALRKENEKLRMELQRSQANLDVNQCEVIQRLLDVTQTAAAVCETEKSASVKSSSTTQPSYTDVKYSYDESSPKKSNMSRTTSTVSSGRDLLSKQGSYHHDEWHTDLLDCCSEPCLCLKTLFCPCGTLAKISTVANNKHM